The following is a genomic window from Candidatus Moraniibacteriota bacterium.
AGATTTTCCGAATGTTTTTGCAATGCCGGAGGTGATTACTATCGTATTCGGATCAGTGGAGAGAAGTGTGCCGGAAAGCGTCTTGATGTTTTCCAATCGGAGAAATGTGGCCGAAGAGCCAAGGGTGTCGAGATCGAGTGTGATATCGCCGAATTTTCCCTGTCCGCGAACACGAACGGCGGGAATGGTTGCTGTGACGCCGGGAAGATCTCGTATGGTATCTATGGATTCTTGGTTAATGATAGCGCCTTTCGTTTGGTCCTCGGAAATATCGAGTGTTGCGAGCGCATCGGATGTGGTGATGCGTTGGAGAAGGGTTTCTTGCAATCCGTACCCGAGCGATACGAGGAAGAGGATAGCAGCGATGCCGATTGACATGCCGAGAATTGTGAGGAGTGTTCGCATGGTACGCGCGCGAAACATGCGAAGGGACAGTTTGAGTATGTCAGAGAAATGCATATGGAGAGAGTGAGAACGGAATTTTGTTAAGAATATTTCAACAGCATAATGATCTCGACCTCGCGGACGATACGATCGGCAGTGTTGCTATAGAGGCCAACTCCCCCGAGAGATTTCGGCGCATCGAGGCGTTTCTCGAGTTCGGCGCGATTAATGCGATTGTCAATGCGGAGTCTGAGTGCGGCACGAAAACGATCAAGGGCGACGCCCGAAAGCTTTATACTGAACTGGTCGCTCAGATAGTCGGAAAGTGCCGTGTGTGCCCGATCGACGTGGTCGGCAATGATTCTTGATTGTGTGACGAGCGATTCGATTCGGTTGGAAAAATTTCGAGCCTGTTTCTTGTTCCATCCGCCACCGCCTTTCTCCGGATCGAGGTCGAGCTTGCTAGAGAATTGTTCGCGGTTGATATTGTTGAAGAGATACTCTTTGAGGAAGCTTTCTGCAGATGAGAGCTGCTCTTCGGTCAGATTAGAAAGCACATGCGCGAGGAGCTGCTTGGCTTTGAAGGGAATAAGAAGGACATTCATTTGCTGGGATGAGAGGCTTCGGAATGACCCCATGAGCATTTTGAGTTCTGGCGGGAGGTTATCTTCGACGGGCTCAGGTTCCGGTTTCTTCGCTTCGAGCTTTCGCTTGTCTTTCTGTACAACCTCTTTCTCAATTCGTCCGTCCTTCATGTAGATAACGCGGTCGGCATAAGGGAGGTGTTCGGCATTATGCGTTACCATGATGACCGTTTTCTTGTCGACCTCGTTGAGTTCTTTGAGAATTTCGAGCACGTTCTGCGCGGATTCGCTATCGAGATTGCCGACGGGTTCGTCTGCGAGAATTATCTCCGGATTGTTGACGAGGGATCTTGCAATAGCGACTCGCTGCTTCTGTCCGCCGGAGAGCTGGTTGGGGAACTTATCCATTTGCTCAGCAATGCCAAACCGTCGCAAGAGTTTGATGCCGTCTTTGCGGCGGTTCTTGACGTTTTCACCTCGGAATGTCTTTGGAAGGCAAACATTTTCGACAATGTTGAGAGAAGGAATGAGATAGAATGCCTGGAAAACCATCCCAATCCACATTTGATGGAATTCGAGTTCTTCGCGCGGCGTCATCTTTGAAAGGGGCTTTTGTTTGACGATTACATCGCCGTAAGTCGGCTTTTGAAGTCCGGATATTGAGTAGAGGAGCGTTGATTTCCCGCATCCGGACGGTCCATAAATGATGACATATTCCTCCGGGTAAATTTCAAGATTCGTTTCCTCGAGTGCGCGAACCTCATTTGATTTTCCCTGATTGTAGATGACGCGGAGTCGATTGATGGCGATAATGGGCGTGGACATAGAAAGGGGCAAATGGCGACGTGAAAGCTCTTTGCGTATTATACCATTCTTTGATTTTTCACACGCGTGATATACTGGAAAAAAGTTATGCCCACAGTTTCTTTATGGGTGAATATTTGGGGTGATATTGTTTCGGCGTCATTGTGATTTCTGATGCTATGAAAACAAACAAAAAAGATATTAGCGTGCTCATTGTTGACGATGATCAGTCGACTCGTGAGGTATATCGGGATCTCTTGAAATTGGCCGGGTTTTCCATTATCGAATCTCAGGATGGAAAAGATGCACTCACAAAGTTCAAACAGCATCTTCCGCAAGTAGTATTTACCGGGATCGATCTTCCTGGGTCGGACGGCTTCTCGCTCATTACTCATATTCGCGAGAGCGATCTTCCGCAGCCTTTTTTTATTGTAAACAGCCACAATGATCGGCAGATTGATCGCGCCAAGGCCGTTGAATTCAATGTGGATGGTTTCTTTGTGCGAGGATTTTCCGCCCCAAAGAATGTGATCGATTTGATAACGGCACTCACAAAGAAGCGGAGTCGGCATCATTCTTGGGGAGCTGATCCTATTTTTTGGGATCGATCCCGCTTTGAGGATGTGACAGAAAAGTATGGTATGAAGCTCTTCTTACTGTCGGCTATTATGATATTTCTCGCCTTGCTCATTGCGCTGTTTGTGCGGGGTATGTAATTGGGCGGCTTAATGTAGATGATATTGGCGCAAAAAATCCGCGCGCGCTTCTCTCTTTCGAACACATGCGGTATACTGATGTACTCAGTATAAATGTGTCGTTTCATTGCGAACGGACTGTTATGCTGATCCGTATGGAATGGCTTGGACTTTGAGAACGCTCCATGTTGTCTAAAATAGGAATCAAACAAATAGTCGTAGCGCTTCTTGTTTTTGCAGGAGCATTGTTTGGCGCGTCTCCAATAATGCGAGCGCATGCCGATGAGACCATGGTTATTGAGGTGCTCGAACGTTCCGACTGTGCGCACTGTCAAGAGGAGGAGAAATTTCTCTCCGAACTGAGCGCGCGTCGGGATGATTTCTCGGTCAAGCTCTACGATATAGATAGGGAAGGAAAGGAATTATTTGACAGAATTACTGCTCTTGAACAACTTCCGAAAGCAACGCCCGTTACGATTGTTGGCGGGGTCATCATTCAGGGGTTCGATGCGTCGGATACGACTGGAAAGCGCATCGAATCGCTTCTCGATGCGAGCAAAGGAAAAGAACAAGTGACGTTTGATCAGTATTTGGCTATGGATAGCGAGCGTCGTGCATCGAAAGCGGAGCAAGTGGCTGGAGCTTCATGCGCAGATGGAACTGTGTGCGCATTTCCGAATGCCGAATCGTACCTGGTCTCCCTGCCGTTTATTCGGAGTGCGGTGGATGTTTCAAAATTTTCTCTCCCAATGCTTTCAGTGGTGCTTGGATTTGTTGACGGCTTCAATCCCTGTGCTATGTGGGTTCTGGTGACATTTCTCGTGCTTCTTGCTCAGACGGGGTCGAGGAAGAAATTGATTCAGGTTGCCGGACTCTTTATTGTGGCGGAGACAGTCATGTACTACCTTATCCTGAATGTTTGGTTTACGACATGGAATTTCATTGGGCTTGATCGTATTGTGACGCCGATTGTCGGTATCGTGGCAACGGGTGGCGGTCTGTTTTTTCTCTATGAGTGGTATAAATCGCTTGGAACAAAAATAGCGTGTCAGATTGTCGATGCTGAAAACCGGTCCAAGATTGTGCAAAAAATAAAAAAATTCATTACCGGGGACTTTACCGTCTTGGCGGCGCTTGGTATCATTGGACTTGCTTTTACTGTAAATGTAATCGAATTTGCTTGCTCCATTGGGATTCCGCAGGCGTTTACAAAGATTATCGAGCTCAACCACTTAGGGTTTTGGCAAACGCAGTTCCTGATGGCAATATTCATATTCTTCTACATGATTGATGATATTTTGGTGTTTGGATTGGCGATCTGGGGGTTTGAGAAAATGCACCTGACCGAAAAATATTCGCAGTGGTCGGCACTGATTGGCGGTGTTCTTATGCTTCTTCTCGGATATCTGCTCATGTTTCGTCCGGATGTTGTCAGTCGGCTTGGCTGACACGGAGGATGAACCGGATATTTTGGAATGAGGCGAGGGTTTTTGTAAGAGGAATGCTCGAACGAATTGATAACTATAATTTACTTTTTTCTCTCCTATGGAAGAAAAGGAACGACAAGAAATGCCGACGCGTCGCCGACGATCGGAAGGATCGCTCATAGCTTCGAGTATGTGGGGCGCGGGGATATTGATCTCTATTGCGATTGTTGCCGGGTCGGTTGCCATCACTTTCGCTATTTTGAAATCAAGCCTCTTTGTTTCATCGGACGCCTCGCAGAAAGCCGGTTCAGCAGCAGTGCCTGCTATTGGGAACCAGGCGGCTCCATCTGCTGCGAATGTTCCGGCTCCGACGGAGAAGACCGTGGTAATGGCATCGATGGGAAGCTCTCCGGTTTTAGGAAATCCGAAAACGGCAAAAGTGGCTATTGTCGAGTGGACCGACTTGGAATGCCCGTTCTGTAAACAGTTTCATGATCAAACATTCGATTCAATCGTGAAGAACTATGTGGATACCGGGCAAGCGCTTTTCGTGCTACGGAATTATCCGTTGAGTTTTCATGGCGAGGCAGCGATAAAGGAGGCGAATGCGGCACTGTGTGTTCGTGAGGCAGCTGGCGATAAAGCATACTTTTCTTTTGTGGGTGATGTGTATGCAACAACCGGGACCAACGGAAAGGGGATGCCAGATGAAACCCTGGCAAGTCTTGCGGCAAAAGCTGGTGGGAAATCACTTGCTTCATGTATAGGTGATCAGAAATTTAAGAGCGTTATTGATGCGGATCTTCAAGAAGGGACGGATACCGGCATATCCGGAACGCCGGGATTTGTCATTGGGAAGATAAGTAGTGGAGGTTCAGTTGAAGGTGAACTCATCTCCGGGGCCATGCCGTACTCGGAATTCAAGAAGGCGATTGATGCCGCGCTGGGATCGTAGGGCACTCATTATCGCATACTGAAAATACCCCCGCACTTTCTATGTGGCACAGTAATGTGATGTATGGAGGGAATCAAGAAATGGATGGCACCTGCACCTTAACGGTCGGAGCGTTCCTTGACGTTTTGAATGAGAGTTTCATTGGCATGCGACTCGCAATTAGAGGGGAGGTATCGAGTGTTGAGGATCGGCGCAATGTCATCTATTTCTCTCTCAAGGATGCTGACGGAGAAGGGATGCTCTCGTGTCTTATCTTTCGAAATGATTTTCTGCTCCACGGAGTTCATCTTGAAGAAGGGCAGGAGGTGATTGTGGAAGGGATGCCGAATATCTGGAAGCCGCGAGGCAAGTTTTCCTTTCGAGTGTCAGTAATCCGACTGGCCGGTGCGGGAGCGCTCAAAAAGGCATACGATCGGATTCGGCTCAAACTAGAGCGAGAAGGTTTGTTTTTGTCGGAAAGAAAGCGGCCGACCCCTGTGAGTCCGCGAAGGGTGGCGCTCATTACTTCGCGTGAGGGTGCTGCTTTGGGTGACTTCTCTGCTAATCTTGAACGATATGGGTTTTCCGTAGCATTGTTTGATGCACATGTCGAGGGGAGACGCGCTATTGGCGATATACTCGAGGGCATCGCATTCTTCAATCAGCACCCGAAGAATTGGGATATTTTGGTGATTATTCGTGGCGGGGGTAGCCTGGAAAGTCTCGAAGCATTCAATAGTGAACCAGTGGTGCGCGCCATTGCAGAGTCCCATATCCCGACAATTGCTGGAATCGGACATGAGAAGGATATATCGCTTGCGGCACTTGCCGCAGATATGATGGTGTCGACACCGACAGCAGTAGCGAAGATTCTCAGTGTGTCTGAAAGGGAAGTGAGAGAACGGTGTTCTTTTCTTGCCCGAAGTATACTTGATGATTTCCAGCGGAACGTATTCGACAGCATGGAACGAGTTCGGGATATTTCGGATACTGTTCGTCGAGCGAGTGAGAGAATAACGGACCCCATACGAAGAATCGACCGTGTCGGCGTTCGTATCTCGTCGATGTTTTCTTCATGGTGTGATCGGACAAGGGTAGAGCACTCGCATTTTTCGCATCTGATTTCTCGAATGGCGAATACATCGCGTATGTACAAACGATTGGACGAGTTGTCACTTCGGATTGAGGCCAATAATCCGAAGCGCCTCTTGGAACGCGGG
Proteins encoded in this region:
- a CDS encoding ABC transporter ATP-binding protein; this encodes MSTPIIAINRLRVIYNQGKSNEVRALEETNLEIYPEEYVIIYGPSGCGKSTLLYSISGLQKPTYGDVIVKQKPLSKMTPREELEFHQMWIGMVFQAFYLIPSLNIVENVCLPKTFRGENVKNRRKDGIKLLRRFGIAEQMDKFPNQLSGGQKQRVAIARSLVNNPEIILADEPVGNLDSESAQNVLEILKELNEVDKKTVIMVTHNAEHLPYADRVIYMKDGRIEKEVVQKDKRKLEAKKPEPEPVEDNLPPELKMLMGSFRSLSSQQMNVLLIPFKAKQLLAHVLSNLTEEQLSSAESFLKEYLFNNINREQFSSKLDLDPEKGGGGWNKKQARNFSNRIESLVTQSRIIADHVDRAHTALSDYLSDQFSIKLSGVALDRFRAALRLRIDNRINRAELEKRLDAPKSLGGVGLYSNTADRIVREVEIIMLLKYS
- a CDS encoding response regulator, whose amino-acid sequence is MKTNKKDISVLIVDDDQSTREVYRDLLKLAGFSIIESQDGKDALTKFKQHLPQVVFTGIDLPGSDGFSLITHIRESDLPQPFFIVNSHNDRQIDRAKAVEFNVDGFFVRGFSAPKNVIDLITALTKKRSRHHSWGADPIFWDRSRFEDVTEKYGMKLFLLSAIMIFLALLIALFVRGM
- a CDS encoding glutaredoxin; this translates as MLSKIGIKQIVVALLVFAGALFGASPIMRAHADETMVIEVLERSDCAHCQEEEKFLSELSARRDDFSVKLYDIDREGKELFDRITALEQLPKATPVTIVGGVIIQGFDASDTTGKRIESLLDASKGKEQVTFDQYLAMDSERRASKAEQVAGASCADGTVCAFPNAESYLVSLPFIRSAVDVSKFSLPMLSVVLGFVDGFNPCAMWVLVTFLVLLAQTGSRKKLIQVAGLFIVAETVMYYLILNVWFTTWNFIGLDRIVTPIVGIVATGGGLFFLYEWYKSLGTKIACQIVDAENRSKIVQKIKKFITGDFTVLAALGIIGLAFTVNVIEFACSIGIPQAFTKIIELNHLGFWQTQFLMAIFIFFYMIDDILVFGLAIWGFEKMHLTEKYSQWSALIGGVLMLLLGYLLMFRPDVVSRLG
- a CDS encoding DsbA family protein codes for the protein MEEKERQEMPTRRRRSEGSLIASSMWGAGILISIAIVAGSVAITFAILKSSLFVSSDASQKAGSAAVPAIGNQAAPSAANVPAPTEKTVVMASMGSSPVLGNPKTAKVAIVEWTDLECPFCKQFHDQTFDSIVKNYVDTGQALFVLRNYPLSFHGEAAIKEANAALCVREAAGDKAYFSFVGDVYATTGTNGKGMPDETLASLAAKAGGKSLASCIGDQKFKSVIDADLQEGTDTGISGTPGFVIGKISSGGSVEGELISGAMPYSEFKKAIDAALGS
- the xseA gene encoding exodeoxyribonuclease VII large subunit → MWHSNVMYGGNQEMDGTCTLTVGAFLDVLNESFIGMRLAIRGEVSSVEDRRNVIYFSLKDADGEGMLSCLIFRNDFLLHGVHLEEGQEVIVEGMPNIWKPRGKFSFRVSVIRLAGAGALKKAYDRIRLKLEREGLFLSERKRPTPVSPRRVALITSREGAALGDFSANLERYGFSVALFDAHVEGRRAIGDILEGIAFFNQHPKNWDILVIIRGGGSLESLEAFNSEPVVRAIAESHIPTIAGIGHEKDISLAALAADMMVSTPTAVAKILSVSEREVRERCSFLARSILDDFQRNVFDSMERVRDISDTVRRASERITDPIRRIDRVGVRISSMFSSWCDRTRVEHSHFSHLISRMANTSRMYKRLDELSLRIEANNPKRLLERGYGILRKDNRVVRSVSEVVVGDAFEVMLADGCVGASAQEIRYS